A segment of the Polyodon spathula isolate WHYD16114869_AA chromosome 14, ASM1765450v1, whole genome shotgun sequence genome:
GTGACATTAGAATGAAGGGATCAGCCATACACAGACACGCACTCTTAACAACAGTATTGGCCACTAGGTGGTTATCAAGCCAAGTTTGGATtaactaaaacagaaatgtaGGAAGTTAGCAGCTTTCAACTATTTGTGGTCAAATAATACTTACTTCACATCACTACTTTAGAATTAGTTCCACTTCAAAATATGTTTGTGagatatgatgttttttttttttttgggggggggggggggttctgattaaaataaacaacaacatgttGAATTATTAAGTGGCTTCTTAAAGTCAATGTTGTCCCAGGGGTCTCATCCAGAGCAAGATAATGCAATGAAAACATTAAGGCTACAGTGAAGAGGCATGGGAAACGACAACCCAGCCCCCCaatgggagaggagggagctccCCCAGTTACAGTCCAACGTGGGGTATGTTGAGAGAGCACATGCTTCACTTGTGACCTACACCACACTTGAACCTGTGTATCCAGAGGTGAAAGCTATTGCACTGTACCactaggcaaaaacaaaaagatgtaaaatattttaattaaacagtggACTCCTAAAATAACAAAAGTCAGACGTTTATGAAACCCAGCTAACGCAATAGCAAAAAACAGCATTGTGCTTTTCACAGTTTCCAGTTCAACAGATGATCAGTCGAGGGCTTCAAAGGCATTACAGAACAGCAAGTCCGATTGATATCAGGACGTGTGAGATTTTATAATGCACAGCTGTCTGAATCAGTTTCTGTAATATAGGTGCAAATGTATAATATAGAGCTATTGGAATGGAAATACCTACAGTGTGCTACATAATGCATCCAGTGTGTCAGCACAGAATTCCTCAGAATGTAAAAGTCGTTTATAAGGACTGCTCACATGTTAAGTCGATTGCCAACCTTTGTATGATTCCAATGTTGTTTGGAGATGTCAATGAATTGTAATAACTGACCTGTAAATTGCAGCAATaccagaattttattttttctgcaaatGCAAATTGCCCTTGGTCAGATTTTAAGGGCAGTGAAGAGGCCtcagacagacagaaaagaaGAGACACAACTCTGGGTAGCTCTTAAAAAGAACACACGTCTATGAAACCCTGATCTATCACACAACACATGTACTTAGGTGACATTTTTAATCAGTCAAAACTATTATTGGATCATTTTAGTTAATACGTTTTGAAGAATATTTGCTGTTGGTCCAAAACACTAACATTAATGCAGTacctttttatatacagtgctcaattatgttttactttgaaacaccacatataataacaacaacaaaagatcTAGGTCGCCAGGCAGcaaaaacgcttttttttttttttgtagacgaTATCAGCACCACCTTGTGTCAGGAATCGGAACTGCATCTACAATGAAACTTACCAATTTCAAAGTTAAACAATACCGTACTGCACTTGGCCAAACAGACTGTTGCTCAGTTGCTTTTTATCTTTACTATTAAATGTAGAGTGACCACCTTGTTTATCTAAGATATTTATTGCATAAATTAAGAAGTTTATTCTTCAACCAGACCTTTTCTTGGACGCATGTACACActggaaatatatttttaccaACTGTTAGATTTGAAATTGAGACTTTCTAATCCCTGTTTAGTGTTTATGGCACCAAGTCAGAGCTGGCCTGTCTCCTATTACAATCGACTGCCTGAAACTGAGTAAAATGCTTTTCTTGGTTTCTAAAAAGTGGGGTTTCTAGTGTTATTTTTGTACTATTATATTTTCAGTAATCACAGCATTCACCAGATGAACAGGAATTCTGCCAGTTTGTCAAACCAAAATGAAAGCCTCGTCCCATTGAGATCCTGTTGCAGAAATAAACCAGTTATAAATGCACGACACACatagaatttgttttttaaatataacggatatattttctttgtataaaaGGCAGCAGGAAAGCATCAGGTTTGCTTTGACTTTCTGCTGATGTAGGTCTGGTGGTAGAAGCTGCTGAAGAGCAGGATGAGACTGACGATGTAGAGGAACACGACGAGGTTGAACCCATCTGGAAAGGCGCAGTCTGTGAAGAGGTTGTATGAAGTGTGGGCGGCAATGCCAAAGAACTGCAGCTGCAATCACATGAGATTTGCAGTGAATTATACCAGCTAAAGTCACTTCACTTTGAAATGGATTTGCCATGCTTTGACCACACATTTACTATACAAGTGCATTTCTCTATAAAATTCTCTGACATCTAGGTATATATTACTATCTATTTCATGCAATCTGAATGCATGAAAAACATTAACTCGATTCCCAAAGCCAGCAGATACAAAAGGCTATATTCCCACAAAGCAACCTAACCTTTGAACACAACACGAATTTAGTTAGTAAGACGTACCAGCTGCAGCATGGTGAGGTATCGCTTCCACCGCAAGTGTCTCTGCATGTGAGGTCCCAGCGCAGCCAGCCCATAATACAGGTACATCACAATGTGCACAAAGGAGTTCAGCATGCCAATGAAAAATGCTAAAagggacaaaaacaaaaaaaaaggtcctaAAGATCGCGGTTACTGACATGTGTTGTCGGAGGAGCTTTGTGGGTAAGCTAACACAGCATTCAACTTTACTATACTTTACCTGGCTATAGCCAGTGCCTCTGACCTTGAATGAGTGAAAGTAAATCAATCATAGTGAGCCTCACCTCTGGGTTGTGCGAATGATTGAGGGGGTTTGTTTTGTCATCCTAATAGTCATTTGTCTTTAATAAAGCCCTAATACTATAACGTGAGAGCTTCAATCATCATGGCTATAGTTGGTTGCGCAGCTCCAGGTTCACAGGTAATGCAGGAGATTCTGAAAGGAGCTTGTTTCTTACACTGTCCCCCAGCCACGTATTTCACTCCTGCCCACCAGTTGAAGACCATGGTGGCATGGTGATACACATGAAGGAAGGTGATCTGGTTATTCTtctttcttaaaaggaaaaaaacctgtggaataaaaaaaaaaaaacaaaaaaaaacaaaacactgttgatcaaacatgtattaaaaaatgataataaatgcTAATTTATTTAGCATTAGTATTTAGCTAGTTGCAGGTGATCTGAATTGCTGAGATTTGATGTGGTCTCTTACCGTGTCCAGGAGCTCAATCACTTTGGAAAAGAAGAACCACCAGCAGACACTTGCCATCTGTGAAAGACAAAGCCATTGGCCACAGTGTTTACACTGCATTGAGCTCATTCTGACACTCCACCCCTTTAGAAACAGTAGTGGTCACTGTTCAGGTTTTAAAACGTGCATTTTGTGGAATTAAACAAAAGCTAGACAGTTGTAGGCTTCTTTACCAGGAGCCTAGAACTGTTTCTTGCAGTTCAAACTTTATTTATCAAATCCATCAAAATATACATGTTTGTTAAATATTGAAAGGTTTGTGAGTAGGGCTCTCAGATTGCCAACCCTCCTACCCGCAATCCCAGCTCGCTGTTTCTGTAATCCACAGGCTGGCACAGGTAGCTGTAGTTCGCCAGCAGTGatgttaccaaaaactgaaaaataaaacatagtaacaCTGCCAGTTACTCCTCAAATGCTCAGTAACTATAATATAAACCCAAATTCAGCAAAGCCTTGTTACACCAGCTATTACAGGCTACCACTGAGTAGGTCACATGTTTAATCAGCATCCACCATTGAATTAATAATATTCCACCTCGTTTACACTATCTGCTAGACAACTGACTGTCGCGAAAGTGTCCAATGCCCATACACCATACAGAGAATTTTATGCCCActgtatgaaaagaaaataaattgtgtttgaaGGAATTTTTGTACCAGAGAGGATTAGGGTTTTGGAAACTAAGAAGTCACAACTCCATAAATTCTAAATGGTTTActttttatgtacagtatcttCTCTGCAAAACAGGACTGGAGAACTGGATGCCTGTGGCATGGTAATGTAAAAGAGGCTTCATACCTCATAAAACATGTAGGCTGACAGGCAGACCAATGAGAAGTTATAGACAATTAGTACTGCCTTTAGATTGACCGGTTCCCTGTGCTTCATGAACCTGGCGCCATACCACACGATGAACAGATAGGACAGGAATATAACTGAGACCGGAACTGGGGAGTAGACCAGGAGCCAAGGATCTGTGCGCTTATCTGAAAGAAACAACATCTCACAATAAaagatttatgctttttttttttatctctgtggAAAATCAGTTTAAGTTTGCTTGCCCTTTGAACCCACTGCCCTCACATCCATCACCAGGCGAGTGACAAGGCAGAGGCATTCCATACCTCCATTTTGAAGCAACCAGTCATAGAACTCCTGGAGTTTGTGCCACATGGACACCATTCACTTCTGTAAAGACAAAAGAACGGAATGACTAGTTGAAGAAACAGCACGGGAAAACCCAAGTAGCAAATAGAATCAGAATTTCAAAGACACTTCACTATAGCAGCGAATCAGCATGGATGCAGGAGCTTACTGCTGGAGTGAAGAGGTGGATGGATTTGATAAATAAAGCTTGAACTGCAAGAAACGGTTCCACTCTGTTTAAACCAGAGTGGACTGTATTTGATTATAATTCGCCCTTTATTGTGTTCCAGGCTGTCCCTTGACTTCTTTTCAAGTGTGAATATTGTCACTTCATGCGTTTATGA
Coding sequences within it:
- the elovl8b gene encoding ELOVL fatty acid elongase 8b, producing MVSMWHKLQEFYDWLLQNGDKRTDPWLLVYSPVPVSVIFLSYLFIVWYGARFMKHREPVNLKAVLIVYNFSLVCLSAYMFYEFLVTSLLANYSYLCQPVDYRNSELGLRMASVCWWFFFSKVIELLDTVFFLLRKKNNQITFLHVYHHATMVFNWWAGVKYVAGGQSFFIGMLNSFVHIVMYLYYGLAALGPHMQRHLRWKRYLTMLQLLQFFGIAAHTSYNLFTDCAFPDGFNLVVFLYIVSLILLFSSFYHQTYISRKSKQT